A genome region from Brassica oleracea var. oleracea cultivar TO1000 chromosome C2, BOL, whole genome shotgun sequence includes the following:
- the LOC106327800 gene encoding protein EMSY-LIKE 3-like isoform X3, with the protein MRMLHISHMEDLIANSMNILEPAPVDALGNEREDVMQADEPIDLFILPGLAFDRCRRRLGRGGGYYDTFLKRYEDRAKERGWSNPLMVALSYSPQILEDGSIPVTPNDVMIDALVTPSGVVPFSPRAIESFPCEASSEKGHQMDYRPSDSSGTDDDLPPSRYQRSGRPAGNGRPSVLNSAPLSRVHNDMETQIHLIEQEAYSSILRAFKAQSDAITWEKESLITELRKELRVSDEEHRELLSRVNADEMIRRIREWRKGNSFQSGAPQMVHDNAPSPAVSGSRKKQKTSQSIASLAMGAPSPAMHPSMQPSSSAALRRGGPPPGPNTKKPKTSMQFQATGIAGRPQPGAVANEPDPLVGKKVWTKWPEDNNFYEAVITDYKAAEGRHALVYDMNTVNETWEWVNLKEISPGDIRWEGEDAGVSRKGGHPGQGRGSTKAMARGGPAGQASGRGRGSMKIQQHKAQNGVGKKALGDIEILHTDTLIKEVEKVFRSVNPNPAEVEKAKKVLRDHEQALVDAIARLEEMSDGESGNI; encoded by the exons ATGCGTATGCTGCACATATCTCATATGGAAGACCTCATTGCAAACTCTATGAACATTTTGGAACCAGCTCCTGTTGATGCTCTAGGGAATGAGCGTGAAGATG TGATGCAAGCAGATGAACCAATCGATTTATTCATCTTGCCAG GTCTTGCGTTTGATAGATGTAGACGACGTTTAGGTCGTGGGGGTGG ATACTACGACACTTTCTTGAAGAGATACGAGGACCGTGCAAAGGAGAGGGGCTGGAGCAATCCACTTATGG TTGCATTGTCATACTCGCCTCAGATTCTTGAGGATGGAAGTATTCCTGTAACACCGAATGATGTTATGATCGATGCCCTTGTGACACCTTCTGGTGTTGTTCCCTTTAGCCCTCGTGCTATCGAGAG CTTCCCCTGTGAAGCATCATCGGAGAAAGGACACCAAATGGATTACCGACCTTCTGATAGTAGTG GTACGGATGATGACTTACCTCCAAGTAGATATCAGAGAAGCGGGAGACCTGCTGGTAATGGCAGGCCTTCAGTTCTCAACTCTGCTCCTTTGTCAAGGGTGCACAATGACATGGAAACTCAAATTCATCTCATTGAGCAAGAGGCTTATAGCTCAATACTCCGTGCATTCAAAGCCCAGTCTGATGCTATCACCTGG GAGAAAGAAAGTTTGATCACTGAACTCAGAAAAGAACTTCGGGTGTCTGATGAGGAACACAGAGAGCTGTTATCAAGGGTTAATGCTGATGAAATGATCAGGCGAATAAG GGAGTGGAGAAAGGGGAACAGCTTTCAATCCGGTGCTCCTCAGATGGTTCATGATAATGCTCCGAGTCCAGCTGTTTCAGGATCACGTAAGAAGCAAAAGACATCACAATCAATCGCCTCGTTAGCTATGGGCGCGCCATCTCCCGCTATGCACCCGTCAATGCAGCCATCTTCATCTGCTGCGCTAAGAAGAGGAGGTCCTCCACCAGGTCCAAATACCAAGAAGCCAAAGACA TCGATGCAGTTCCAAGCTACAGGCATTGCTGGAAGGCCTCAGCCAGGCGCAGTAGCAAATGAACCAGATCCGTTGGTTGGGAAGAAGGTGTGGACAAAGTGGCCTGAGGACAACAACTTCTATGAAGCTGTTATAACTGACTACAAAGCCGCTGAG GGGAGGCATGCTTTAGTGTATGACATGAACACTGTGAATGAAACTTGGGAATGGGTAAATCTTAAAGAG ATATCTCCGGGAGATATCAGATGGGAAGGTGAGGATGCTGGGGTTTCTCGCAAAGGAGGACATCCTGGGCAAGGCCGTGGAAGTACAAAGGCCATGGCTCGTGGGGGTCCCGCAGGCCAAGCTAGTGGTAGAGGTAGGGGAAGCATGAAGATACAGCAGCACAAGGCACAGAATGGCGTTGGGAAGAAAGCTTTAGGTGATATTGAAATACTCCACACTGATACACTAATAAAAGAG GTAGAAAAAGTGTTTAGATCCGTTAACCCCAACCCAGCAGAGGTAGAGAAGGCAAAGAAAGTTCTAAGA GATCATGAGCAAGCTCTTGTGGATGCAATTGCAAGGCTTGAAGAAATGTCAGATGGGGAAAGCGGTAATATTTGA
- the LOC106327800 gene encoding protein EMSY-LIKE 3-like isoform X5, with protein sequence MDYRPSDSSGTDDDLPPSRYQRSGRPAGNGRPSVLNSAPLSRVHNDMETQIHLIEQEAYSSILRAFKAQSDAITWEKESLITELRKELRVSDEEHRELLSRVNADEMIRRIREWRKGNSFQSGAPQMVHDNAPSPAVSGSRKKQKTSQSIASLAMGAPSPAMHPSMQPSSSAALRRGGPPPGPNTKKPKTSMQFQATGIAGRPQPGAVANEPDPLVGKKVWTKWPEDNNFYEAVITDYKAAEGRHALVYDMNTVNETWEWVNLKEISPGDIRWEGEDAGVSRKGGHPGQGRGSTKAMARGGPAGQASGRGRGSMKIQQHKAQNGVGKKALGDIEILHTDTLIKEVEKVFRSVNPNPAEVEKAKKVLRDHEQALVDAIARLEEMSDGESGNI encoded by the exons ATGGATTACCGACCTTCTGATAGTAGTG GTACGGATGATGACTTACCTCCAAGTAGATATCAGAGAAGCGGGAGACCTGCTGGTAATGGCAGGCCTTCAGTTCTCAACTCTGCTCCTTTGTCAAGGGTGCACAATGACATGGAAACTCAAATTCATCTCATTGAGCAAGAGGCTTATAGCTCAATACTCCGTGCATTCAAAGCCCAGTCTGATGCTATCACCTGG GAGAAAGAAAGTTTGATCACTGAACTCAGAAAAGAACTTCGGGTGTCTGATGAGGAACACAGAGAGCTGTTATCAAGGGTTAATGCTGATGAAATGATCAGGCGAATAAG GGAGTGGAGAAAGGGGAACAGCTTTCAATCCGGTGCTCCTCAGATGGTTCATGATAATGCTCCGAGTCCAGCTGTTTCAGGATCACGTAAGAAGCAAAAGACATCACAATCAATCGCCTCGTTAGCTATGGGCGCGCCATCTCCCGCTATGCACCCGTCAATGCAGCCATCTTCATCTGCTGCGCTAAGAAGAGGAGGTCCTCCACCAGGTCCAAATACCAAGAAGCCAAAGACA TCGATGCAGTTCCAAGCTACAGGCATTGCTGGAAGGCCTCAGCCAGGCGCAGTAGCAAATGAACCAGATCCGTTGGTTGGGAAGAAGGTGTGGACAAAGTGGCCTGAGGACAACAACTTCTATGAAGCTGTTATAACTGACTACAAAGCCGCTGAG GGGAGGCATGCTTTAGTGTATGACATGAACACTGTGAATGAAACTTGGGAATGGGTAAATCTTAAAGAG ATATCTCCGGGAGATATCAGATGGGAAGGTGAGGATGCTGGGGTTTCTCGCAAAGGAGGACATCCTGGGCAAGGCCGTGGAAGTACAAAGGCCATGGCTCGTGGGGGTCCCGCAGGCCAAGCTAGTGGTAGAGGTAGGGGAAGCATGAAGATACAGCAGCACAAGGCACAGAATGGCGTTGGGAAGAAAGCTTTAGGTGATATTGAAATACTCCACACTGATACACTAATAAAAGAG GTAGAAAAAGTGTTTAGATCCGTTAACCCCAACCCAGCAGAGGTAGAGAAGGCAAAGAAAGTTCTAAGA GATCATGAGCAAGCTCTTGTGGATGCAATTGCAAGGCTTGAAGAAATGTCAGATGGGGAAAGCGGTAATATTTGA
- the LOC106327800 gene encoding protein EMSY-LIKE 3-like isoform X2 codes for MIGARLFCTPTAALERSSSSIFLFFPKISTRPVPRLSSTVAMSTTTKSQEELDSIFKQKRVVRTTVRRSLKAMDPSLRTQQDDVIQNTVLEAPWFKSCRRLCAYVSCKSLNEVDISRILSKILQHPVTEKKLYVPWVEDRNSNMRMLHISHMEDLIANSMNILEPAPVDALGNEREDVMQADEPIDLFILPGLAFDRCRRRLGRGGGYYDTFLKRYEDRAKERGWSNPLMVALSYSPQILEDGSIPVTPNDVMIDALVTPSGVVPFSPRAIESFPCEASSEKGHQMDYRPSDSSGTDDDLPPSRYQRSGRPAGNGRPSVLNSAPLSRVHNDMETQIHLIEQEAYSSILRAFKAQSDAITWEKESLITELRKELRVSDEEHRELLSRVNADEMIRRIREWRKGNSFQSGAPQMVHDNAPSPAVSGSRKKQKTSQSIASLAMGAPSPAMHPSMQPSSSAALRRGGPPPGPNTKKPKTFQATGIAGRPQPGAVANEPDPLVGKKVWTKWPEDNNFYEAVITDYKAAEGRHALVYDMNTVNETWEWVNLKEISPGDIRWEGEDAGVSRKGGHPGQGRGSTKAMARGGPAGQASGRGRGSMKIQQHKAQNGVGKKALGDIEILHTDTLIKEVEKVFRSVNPNPAEVEKAKKVLRDHEQALVDAIARLEEMSDGESGNI; via the exons ATGATTGGAGCTCGACTCTTTTGTACCCCGACAGCAGCACTAGAAAGATCATCATCATCAATCTTCCTCTTCTTCCCCAAGATCTCGACCCGACCCGTTCCCAGATTATCAAGTACCGTCGCCATGAGCACCACCACCAAAAGCCAAGAGGAGCTCGATTCAATCTTCAAGCAGAAACGCGTCGTGCGTACCACCGTCCGCAGATCATTAAAAGCCATGGACCCTTCTCTCCGCACCCAACAAG ATGATGTAATTCAGAACACTGTTCTTGAAGCTCCTTGGTTCAAATCATGTCGGAGACTGTGTGCTTACGTTAGCTGCAAGTCTCTTAACGAAGTCGACATTTCAAGAATCCTGTCCAAGATTCTCCAACATCCTG TGACAGAGAAAAAGCTATATGTCCCATGGGTAGAGGACAGGAACAGCAACATGCGTATGCTGCACATATCTCATATGGAAGACCTCATTGCAAACTCTATGAACATTTTGGAACCAGCTCCTGTTGATGCTCTAGGGAATGAGCGTGAAGATG TGATGCAAGCAGATGAACCAATCGATTTATTCATCTTGCCAG GTCTTGCGTTTGATAGATGTAGACGACGTTTAGGTCGTGGGGGTGG ATACTACGACACTTTCTTGAAGAGATACGAGGACCGTGCAAAGGAGAGGGGCTGGAGCAATCCACTTATGG TTGCATTGTCATACTCGCCTCAGATTCTTGAGGATGGAAGTATTCCTGTAACACCGAATGATGTTATGATCGATGCCCTTGTGACACCTTCTGGTGTTGTTCCCTTTAGCCCTCGTGCTATCGAGAG CTTCCCCTGTGAAGCATCATCGGAGAAAGGACACCAAATGGATTACCGACCTTCTGATAGTAGTG GTACGGATGATGACTTACCTCCAAGTAGATATCAGAGAAGCGGGAGACCTGCTGGTAATGGCAGGCCTTCAGTTCTCAACTCTGCTCCTTTGTCAAGGGTGCACAATGACATGGAAACTCAAATTCATCTCATTGAGCAAGAGGCTTATAGCTCAATACTCCGTGCATTCAAAGCCCAGTCTGATGCTATCACCTGG GAGAAAGAAAGTTTGATCACTGAACTCAGAAAAGAACTTCGGGTGTCTGATGAGGAACACAGAGAGCTGTTATCAAGGGTTAATGCTGATGAAATGATCAGGCGAATAAG GGAGTGGAGAAAGGGGAACAGCTTTCAATCCGGTGCTCCTCAGATGGTTCATGATAATGCTCCGAGTCCAGCTGTTTCAGGATCACGTAAGAAGCAAAAGACATCACAATCAATCGCCTCGTTAGCTATGGGCGCGCCATCTCCCGCTATGCACCCGTCAATGCAGCCATCTTCATCTGCTGCGCTAAGAAGAGGAGGTCCTCCACCAGGTCCAAATACCAAGAAGCCAAAGACA TTCCAAGCTACAGGCATTGCTGGAAGGCCTCAGCCAGGCGCAGTAGCAAATGAACCAGATCCGTTGGTTGGGAAGAAGGTGTGGACAAAGTGGCCTGAGGACAACAACTTCTATGAAGCTGTTATAACTGACTACAAAGCCGCTGAG GGGAGGCATGCTTTAGTGTATGACATGAACACTGTGAATGAAACTTGGGAATGGGTAAATCTTAAAGAG ATATCTCCGGGAGATATCAGATGGGAAGGTGAGGATGCTGGGGTTTCTCGCAAAGGAGGACATCCTGGGCAAGGCCGTGGAAGTACAAAGGCCATGGCTCGTGGGGGTCCCGCAGGCCAAGCTAGTGGTAGAGGTAGGGGAAGCATGAAGATACAGCAGCACAAGGCACAGAATGGCGTTGGGAAGAAAGCTTTAGGTGATATTGAAATACTCCACACTGATACACTAATAAAAGAG GTAGAAAAAGTGTTTAGATCCGTTAACCCCAACCCAGCAGAGGTAGAGAAGGCAAAGAAAGTTCTAAGA GATCATGAGCAAGCTCTTGTGGATGCAATTGCAAGGCTTGAAGAAATGTCAGATGGGGAAAGCGGTAATATTTGA
- the LOC106327800 gene encoding 5-formyltetrahydrofolate cyclo-ligase, mitochondrial-like isoform X6 has product MIGARLFCTPTAALERSSSSIFLFFPKISTRPVPRLSSTVAMSTTTKSQEELDSIFKQKRVVRTTVRRSLKAMDPSLRTQQDDVIQNTVLEAPWFKSCRRLCAYVSCKSLNEVDISRILSKILQHPVTEKKLYVPWVEDRNSNMRMLHISHMEDLIANSMNILEPAPVDALGNEREDVMQADEPIDLFILPGLAFDRCRRRLGRGGGYYDTFLKRYEDRAKERGWSNPLMVALSYSPQILEDGSIPVTPNDVMIDALVTPSGVVPFSPRAIERM; this is encoded by the exons ATGATTGGAGCTCGACTCTTTTGTACCCCGACAGCAGCACTAGAAAGATCATCATCATCAATCTTCCTCTTCTTCCCCAAGATCTCGACCCGACCCGTTCCCAGATTATCAAGTACCGTCGCCATGAGCACCACCACCAAAAGCCAAGAGGAGCTCGATTCAATCTTCAAGCAGAAACGCGTCGTGCGTACCACCGTCCGCAGATCATTAAAAGCCATGGACCCTTCTCTCCGCACCCAACAAG ATGATGTAATTCAGAACACTGTTCTTGAAGCTCCTTGGTTCAAATCATGTCGGAGACTGTGTGCTTACGTTAGCTGCAAGTCTCTTAACGAAGTCGACATTTCAAGAATCCTGTCCAAGATTCTCCAACATCCTG TGACAGAGAAAAAGCTATATGTCCCATGGGTAGAGGACAGGAACAGCAACATGCGTATGCTGCACATATCTCATATGGAAGACCTCATTGCAAACTCTATGAACATTTTGGAACCAGCTCCTGTTGATGCTCTAGGGAATGAGCGTGAAGATG TGATGCAAGCAGATGAACCAATCGATTTATTCATCTTGCCAG GTCTTGCGTTTGATAGATGTAGACGACGTTTAGGTCGTGGGGGTGG ATACTACGACACTTTCTTGAAGAGATACGAGGACCGTGCAAAGGAGAGGGGCTGGAGCAATCCACTTATGG TTGCATTGTCATACTCGCCTCAGATTCTTGAGGATGGAAGTATTCCTGTAACACCGAATGATGTTATGATCGATGCCCTTGTGACACCTTCTGGTGTTGTTCCCTTTAGCCCTCGTGCTATCGAGAG AATGTGA
- the LOC106327800 gene encoding protein EMSY-LIKE 3-like isoform X1: protein MIGARLFCTPTAALERSSSSIFLFFPKISTRPVPRLSSTVAMSTTTKSQEELDSIFKQKRVVRTTVRRSLKAMDPSLRTQQDDVIQNTVLEAPWFKSCRRLCAYVSCKSLNEVDISRILSKILQHPVTEKKLYVPWVEDRNSNMRMLHISHMEDLIANSMNILEPAPVDALGNEREDVMQADEPIDLFILPGLAFDRCRRRLGRGGGYYDTFLKRYEDRAKERGWSNPLMVALSYSPQILEDGSIPVTPNDVMIDALVTPSGVVPFSPRAIESFPCEASSEKGHQMDYRPSDSSGTDDDLPPSRYQRSGRPAGNGRPSVLNSAPLSRVHNDMETQIHLIEQEAYSSILRAFKAQSDAITWEKESLITELRKELRVSDEEHRELLSRVNADEMIRRIREWRKGNSFQSGAPQMVHDNAPSPAVSGSRKKQKTSQSIASLAMGAPSPAMHPSMQPSSSAALRRGGPPPGPNTKKPKTSMQFQATGIAGRPQPGAVANEPDPLVGKKVWTKWPEDNNFYEAVITDYKAAEGRHALVYDMNTVNETWEWVNLKEISPGDIRWEGEDAGVSRKGGHPGQGRGSTKAMARGGPAGQASGRGRGSMKIQQHKAQNGVGKKALGDIEILHTDTLIKEVEKVFRSVNPNPAEVEKAKKVLRDHEQALVDAIARLEEMSDGESGNI from the exons ATGATTGGAGCTCGACTCTTTTGTACCCCGACAGCAGCACTAGAAAGATCATCATCATCAATCTTCCTCTTCTTCCCCAAGATCTCGACCCGACCCGTTCCCAGATTATCAAGTACCGTCGCCATGAGCACCACCACCAAAAGCCAAGAGGAGCTCGATTCAATCTTCAAGCAGAAACGCGTCGTGCGTACCACCGTCCGCAGATCATTAAAAGCCATGGACCCTTCTCTCCGCACCCAACAAG ATGATGTAATTCAGAACACTGTTCTTGAAGCTCCTTGGTTCAAATCATGTCGGAGACTGTGTGCTTACGTTAGCTGCAAGTCTCTTAACGAAGTCGACATTTCAAGAATCCTGTCCAAGATTCTCCAACATCCTG TGACAGAGAAAAAGCTATATGTCCCATGGGTAGAGGACAGGAACAGCAACATGCGTATGCTGCACATATCTCATATGGAAGACCTCATTGCAAACTCTATGAACATTTTGGAACCAGCTCCTGTTGATGCTCTAGGGAATGAGCGTGAAGATG TGATGCAAGCAGATGAACCAATCGATTTATTCATCTTGCCAG GTCTTGCGTTTGATAGATGTAGACGACGTTTAGGTCGTGGGGGTGG ATACTACGACACTTTCTTGAAGAGATACGAGGACCGTGCAAAGGAGAGGGGCTGGAGCAATCCACTTATGG TTGCATTGTCATACTCGCCTCAGATTCTTGAGGATGGAAGTATTCCTGTAACACCGAATGATGTTATGATCGATGCCCTTGTGACACCTTCTGGTGTTGTTCCCTTTAGCCCTCGTGCTATCGAGAG CTTCCCCTGTGAAGCATCATCGGAGAAAGGACACCAAATGGATTACCGACCTTCTGATAGTAGTG GTACGGATGATGACTTACCTCCAAGTAGATATCAGAGAAGCGGGAGACCTGCTGGTAATGGCAGGCCTTCAGTTCTCAACTCTGCTCCTTTGTCAAGGGTGCACAATGACATGGAAACTCAAATTCATCTCATTGAGCAAGAGGCTTATAGCTCAATACTCCGTGCATTCAAAGCCCAGTCTGATGCTATCACCTGG GAGAAAGAAAGTTTGATCACTGAACTCAGAAAAGAACTTCGGGTGTCTGATGAGGAACACAGAGAGCTGTTATCAAGGGTTAATGCTGATGAAATGATCAGGCGAATAAG GGAGTGGAGAAAGGGGAACAGCTTTCAATCCGGTGCTCCTCAGATGGTTCATGATAATGCTCCGAGTCCAGCTGTTTCAGGATCACGTAAGAAGCAAAAGACATCACAATCAATCGCCTCGTTAGCTATGGGCGCGCCATCTCCCGCTATGCACCCGTCAATGCAGCCATCTTCATCTGCTGCGCTAAGAAGAGGAGGTCCTCCACCAGGTCCAAATACCAAGAAGCCAAAGACA TCGATGCAGTTCCAAGCTACAGGCATTGCTGGAAGGCCTCAGCCAGGCGCAGTAGCAAATGAACCAGATCCGTTGGTTGGGAAGAAGGTGTGGACAAAGTGGCCTGAGGACAACAACTTCTATGAAGCTGTTATAACTGACTACAAAGCCGCTGAG GGGAGGCATGCTTTAGTGTATGACATGAACACTGTGAATGAAACTTGGGAATGGGTAAATCTTAAAGAG ATATCTCCGGGAGATATCAGATGGGAAGGTGAGGATGCTGGGGTTTCTCGCAAAGGAGGACATCCTGGGCAAGGCCGTGGAAGTACAAAGGCCATGGCTCGTGGGGGTCCCGCAGGCCAAGCTAGTGGTAGAGGTAGGGGAAGCATGAAGATACAGCAGCACAAGGCACAGAATGGCGTTGGGAAGAAAGCTTTAGGTGATATTGAAATACTCCACACTGATACACTAATAAAAGAG GTAGAAAAAGTGTTTAGATCCGTTAACCCCAACCCAGCAGAGGTAGAGAAGGCAAAGAAAGTTCTAAGA GATCATGAGCAAGCTCTTGTGGATGCAATTGCAAGGCTTGAAGAAATGTCAGATGGGGAAAGCGGTAATATTTGA
- the LOC106327800 gene encoding protein EMSY-LIKE 3-like isoform X4 — MTFPRALVELDRSLIPRFFLFISFPCEASSEKGHQMDYRPSDSSGTDDDLPPSRYQRSGRPAGNGRPSVLNSAPLSRVHNDMETQIHLIEQEAYSSILRAFKAQSDAITWEKESLITELRKELRVSDEEHRELLSRVNADEMIRRIREWRKGNSFQSGAPQMVHDNAPSPAVSGSRKKQKTSQSIASLAMGAPSPAMHPSMQPSSSAALRRGGPPPGPNTKKPKTSMQFQATGIAGRPQPGAVANEPDPLVGKKVWTKWPEDNNFYEAVITDYKAAEGRHALVYDMNTVNETWEWVNLKEISPGDIRWEGEDAGVSRKGGHPGQGRGSTKAMARGGPAGQASGRGRGSMKIQQHKAQNGVGKKALGDIEILHTDTLIKEVEKVFRSVNPNPAEVEKAKKVLRDHEQALVDAIARLEEMSDGESGNI, encoded by the exons ATGACCTTTC CTCGTGCTTTGGTGGAACTAGACAGGTCTCTCATACCACGTTTTTTTTTATTTATTAGCTTCCCCTGTGAAGCATCATCGGAGAAAGGACACCAAATGGATTACCGACCTTCTGATAGTAGTG GTACGGATGATGACTTACCTCCAAGTAGATATCAGAGAAGCGGGAGACCTGCTGGTAATGGCAGGCCTTCAGTTCTCAACTCTGCTCCTTTGTCAAGGGTGCACAATGACATGGAAACTCAAATTCATCTCATTGAGCAAGAGGCTTATAGCTCAATACTCCGTGCATTCAAAGCCCAGTCTGATGCTATCACCTGG GAGAAAGAAAGTTTGATCACTGAACTCAGAAAAGAACTTCGGGTGTCTGATGAGGAACACAGAGAGCTGTTATCAAGGGTTAATGCTGATGAAATGATCAGGCGAATAAG GGAGTGGAGAAAGGGGAACAGCTTTCAATCCGGTGCTCCTCAGATGGTTCATGATAATGCTCCGAGTCCAGCTGTTTCAGGATCACGTAAGAAGCAAAAGACATCACAATCAATCGCCTCGTTAGCTATGGGCGCGCCATCTCCCGCTATGCACCCGTCAATGCAGCCATCTTCATCTGCTGCGCTAAGAAGAGGAGGTCCTCCACCAGGTCCAAATACCAAGAAGCCAAAGACA TCGATGCAGTTCCAAGCTACAGGCATTGCTGGAAGGCCTCAGCCAGGCGCAGTAGCAAATGAACCAGATCCGTTGGTTGGGAAGAAGGTGTGGACAAAGTGGCCTGAGGACAACAACTTCTATGAAGCTGTTATAACTGACTACAAAGCCGCTGAG GGGAGGCATGCTTTAGTGTATGACATGAACACTGTGAATGAAACTTGGGAATGGGTAAATCTTAAAGAG ATATCTCCGGGAGATATCAGATGGGAAGGTGAGGATGCTGGGGTTTCTCGCAAAGGAGGACATCCTGGGCAAGGCCGTGGAAGTACAAAGGCCATGGCTCGTGGGGGTCCCGCAGGCCAAGCTAGTGGTAGAGGTAGGGGAAGCATGAAGATACAGCAGCACAAGGCACAGAATGGCGTTGGGAAGAAAGCTTTAGGTGATATTGAAATACTCCACACTGATACACTAATAAAAGAG GTAGAAAAAGTGTTTAGATCCGTTAACCCCAACCCAGCAGAGGTAGAGAAGGCAAAGAAAGTTCTAAGA GATCATGAGCAAGCTCTTGTGGATGCAATTGCAAGGCTTGAAGAAATGTCAGATGGGGAAAGCGGTAATATTTGA